A region from the Vicia villosa cultivar HV-30 ecotype Madison, WI linkage group LG3, Vvil1.0, whole genome shotgun sequence genome encodes:
- the LOC131661921 gene encoding uncharacterized protein LOC131661921, with protein sequence MIMKKLCPNLDREDGLETVLEVPIPEEIFIQKSGTVKAWQNVKYFWMKPNAEAKAASMTAVFGGRNTEIQLLLGVVGAPLIPSPIINSSDNYQLITPSIKDQHIEVSMAKYIMKQYVAAVGGERALNSVDSMYAMGQVRMATSEFSGGEGGANSNNKKVMKVKNVEMKGEMGGFVVWQKRPELWCLELVVSGNKISAGSDGKVAWRQTPWHHSHASRGPPRPLRRFLQGLDPRSTANLFSSAVCIGEKTVNKEDCFILKLEAESSTLRARSNSNVEIVRHTVWGYFSQRTGLLVQLEDSHLLKLKSSQTDCIYWETNMESLIQDYRTVDGIQIAHAGKTKVTLFRFGEGPETRSRTRMEEVWQVEEVDFNIKGLSIDCFLPPSDLKREQEEETGQYGGGGVVASTNAKLPYKIRSASFRISASKVAAVNLDDSCTTSESDEDL encoded by the exons ATGATTATGAAGAAGCTTTGTCCTAATCTTGATAGAGAGGATGGACTTGAAACTGTGCTTGAAGTTCCTATACCAGAGGAGATTTTTATACAGAAGAGTGGAACAGTGAAAGCTTGGCAGAATGTGAAGTATTTTTGGATGAAACCAAACGCAGAAGCAAAAGCTGCTTCTATGACAGCAGTTTTTGGAGGAAGAAACACAGAGATTCAACTTTTGTTAGGTGTTGTAGGAGCTCCATTAATTCCTTCACCTATCATCAACTCTTCTGACAATTACCAACTCATCACTCCCAGCATTAAAGACCAACACATT GAGGTTTCGATGGCGAAATATATTATGAAACAGTATGTGGCTGCAGTGGGAGGTGAAAGGGCTTTGAATTCTGTGGATAGTATGTATGCAATGGGACAGGTGAGAATGGCGACTTCAGAGTTTTCGGGAGGGGAAGGAGGTGCAAATAGTAATAATAAGAAGGTGATGAAGGTGAAGAATGTGGAGATGAAAGGAGAGATGGGTGGTTTTGTGGTGTGGCAGAAGAGACCGGAGTTATGGTGTTTAGAGTTGGTGGTTTCTGGTAACAAGATTAGTGCAGGGAGTGATGGAAAAGTTGCTTGGAGACAAACTCCATGGCATCATTCTCATGCTTCTCGCGGTCCACCGAGACCTCTCCGGCGTTTCTTACAG GGTCTTGATCCAAGATCAACAGCCAATCTATTCAGCAGCGCAGTATGCATCGGAGAGAAAACAGTGAACAAAGAAGACTGTTTCATATTAAAACTCGAGGCAGAATCATCGACACTACGAGCAAGAAGCAACAGCAATGTAGAGATAGTTCGACATACAGTGTGGGGATACTTCAGCCAAAGAACAGGTTTATTAGTGCAGCTAGAAGACTCACACTTGCTCAAACTCAAGTCCTCACAAACCGACTGCATATACTGGGAAACAAACATGGAATCACTAATACAAGACTACCGAACCGTCGACGGAATTCAAATAGCACATGCCGGGAAAACAAAGGTGACCTTGTTTAGGTTTGGCGAGGGACCCGAGACACGTTCGAGGACGAGAATGGAAGAGGTTTGGCAAGTTGAAGAAGTTGATTTTAATATTAAAGGTTTGTCTATTGATTGTTTTTTACCTCCTAGTGATTTGAAAAGagaacaagaagaagaaacaggacagtatggtggtggtggtgtggttgcTAGTACTAATGCTAAGTTGCCTTATAAGATTCGTTCAGCTTCTTTTAGAATAAGTGCTTCTAAAGTAGCAGCTGTGAATTTGGATGATTCTTGTACTACTAGTGAGAGCGATGAGGATTTATAA
- the LOC131661920 gene encoding UDP-glycosyltransferase 76B1-like — MEEQKQRGKGHKLVLMPSPFQGHITPLLQLADILYSKGFSITIVHTLFNSPDPSSYPHFTFHPLPGALSETEASKIDAVHLTDIINVRCVQPLKEYLATLLSSSRDDEDFVPVSCFIADAALYFTQGVCDEFGIPRIVLRTGGASSFLVFASFPLLREKGYFPVQESRLEEVVVDLPPLKVKDLPVFQSKEPEAFYKLVCRFVDECKKSSGIIWNTYEELESSALTKLRQDFSVPIYPIGPFHKYSLPGSTSTSLLTPDQTCITWLDKQEQKSVVYVSFGSIVAISEAEFLEIAWGLANSNQPFLWAIRPGTIRGSEWLEPLPSDFLEKLGGRGYIVKWAPQEQVLKHPAVGAFWTHNGWNSTLESVCEGVPMICMPSFADQKINAKYASDVWKVGVQLENKLERGEIEKVIRKLMLGDEAKEIRENVMNLKEKANVCLKEGGSSYCFLDSLVREILSLKSSSSRAH, encoded by the exons atggaaGAACAAAAACAGAGAGGAAAAGGCCACAAACTAGTTCTAATGCCATCACCATTCCAAGGCCACATAACACCATTACTCCAACTAGCAGACATCCTCTACTCCAAGGGCTTCTCAATCACAATCGTCCACACCCTTTTCAACTCCCCCGATCCTTCTTCCTACCCTCACTTCACCTTCCACCCTCTCCCCGGTGCTTTATCGGAAACAGAGGCTTCAAAGATAGACGCGGTTCATCTCACTGACATCATCAATGTCAGATGTGTTCAGCCTTTGAAGGAATACCTGGCTACGTTGTTGTCGTCGTCACGGGATGATGAGGATTTTGTTCCTGTTTCTTGTTTCATTGCTGATGCTGCTCTTTATTTCACTCAAGGTGTTTGTGATGAATTTGGGATTCCTCGTATTGTGCTCAGGACTGGCGGTGCTTCGTCTTTTCTTGTTTTTGCTTCGTTTCCTCTCCTTAGAGAAAAGGGCTATTTTCCTGTTCAAG AATCTCGATTGGAGGAAGTTGTTGTGGATCTTCCACCTCTCAAAGTGAAAGACCTTCCCGTGTTTCAGTCAAAAGAACCCGAGGCATTTTACAAACTAGTTTGTCGCTTTGTTGATGAATGCAAGAAATCGTCCGGGATCATTTGGAACACTTATGAAGAGTTGGAATCATCTGCGTTAACAAAATTGCGCCAAGATTTTTCTGTGCCGATATACCCTATAGGCCCTTTTCACAAATACTCTCTTCCTGGATCAACTTCTACTAGCTTATTGACACCAGATCAAACTTGCATCACTTGGTTAGACAAACAAGAACAAAAAAGTGTTGTTTATGTGAGTTTCGGGAGCATTGTAGCAATAAGCGAGGCTGAGTTCTTGGAGATAGCTTGGGGGTTAGCCAACAGCAATCAACCTTTCTTGTGGGCGATTCGACCCGGGACAATCCGCGGCTCAGAATGGCTTGAACCATTGCCAAGTGATTTCCTAGAGAAATTGGGAGGAAGAGGTTACATTGTGAAGTGGGCTCCTCAAGAACAAGTGTTGAAGCATCCTGCCGTTGGAGCATTTTGGACACATAACGGTTGGAATTCAACTTTGGAGAGTGTATGTGAAGGTGTTCCGATGATTTGTATGCCGTCTTTTGCAGACCAAAAGATCAATGCAAAGTATGCTAGTGATGTTTGGAAAGTTGGAGTGCAATTAGAGAATAAGCTAGAGAGAGGAGAGATAGAGAAGGTCATTAGAAAACTAATGCTTGGAGATGAAGCCAAAGAGATTCGAGAGAATGTCATGAATTTGAAGGAAAAAGCTAATGTTTGTTTGAAAGAAGGTGGTTCTTCTTATTGTTTCCTCGATTCACTGGTTCGTGAAATATTATCTCTTAAATCTTCTTCTTCCAGAGCTCACTGA
- the LOC131658358 gene encoding uncharacterized protein LOC131658358, translating into TTISVSRTHDMNILNKHTIANDVGKSHVVIINNIQNVSPRNSTAEKGRVSSVSVSECRVDLDLKSDDVNVKAHLVNVKRDCRICHLSMDMNNHDKHESESPIELGCSCKDDLAAAHKQCAETWFKIKGNKTCEICGSIASNVAGHHVVGVEMTEQWNEVNDASMLPPTEPTATSETRSFSRGQWFMNFILVCMVFAFIFCWLFHFNMPS; encoded by the exons acCACCATATCTGTCTCCCGAACCCATGACATGAACATTCTCAACAAACACACCATCGCAAATGATGTCGGAAAGTCTCACGTTGTTATCATCAACAACATTCAAAATGTTTCTCCCCGGAATTCCACCGCCGAGAAAGGAAGAGTCTCCTCTGTATCCGTGTCTGAGTGTCGTGTAGATTTGGATCTGAAGAGCGATGATGTCAATGTCAAGGCACATTTGGTTAACGTTAAGAGGGATTGTAGAATTTGCCACCTCAGCATGGATATGAACAACCACGATAAACATGAATCTGAGAGTCCCATTGAACTAGGATGTTCCTGTAAAGATGATTTGGCTGCTGCCCATAAACAATGTGCTGAAACATGGTTCAAGATCAAGGGTAACAA AACTTGTGAAATCTGTGGATCCATTGCTAGCAATGTAGCTGGTCATCATGTAGTTGGAGTTGAAATGACAGAACAATGGAATGAAGTTAATGATGCGTCCATGCTACCACCAACTGAACCTACCGCGACTTCAGAAACTCGAAGTTTCTCGCGTGGGCAATGGTTCATGAATTTCATCCTTGTCTGTATGGTCTTTGCCTTTATCTTTTGCTGGCTTTTTCACTTCAATATGCCTTCTTGA